One region of Tamandua tetradactyla isolate mTamTet1 chromosome 6, mTamTet1.pri, whole genome shotgun sequence genomic DNA includes:
- the RRS1 gene encoding ribosome biogenesis regulatory protein homolog: MDGQSVEELLAKAERDEAEKLQRITVHKELELEFDLGNLLASDRNPPTCLRRVGPTLEAELRALARDNTQLLINQLWQLPTERVEEAVVARLPDPTTRLPREKPVPRPRPLTRWQQFARLKGIRPKKKTNLVWDEVSGQWRRRWGYQRARDDTKEWLIEVPGGADPLEDQFAKRIQAKKERVAKNELNRLRNLARAHKTQLPSAAGLHPTGHQSKEELGRAMQVAKVSTASVGRFQERLPKEKAPRGSGKKRKFQPLFGDFAAEKKNQLELLRVMNSKKPQLDVTRATNKQMREEDQEEAAKRRKMNQKGKRKGGRQGPGGKRKGGPPSQGGKRKGGLGGKMHSGPPGLGGKRKGGQHQGGKRRK; this comes from the coding sequence ATGGACGGTCAAAGCGTGGAGGAGCTGCTGGCAAAGGCGGAACGGGATGAGGCAGAGAAACTGCAGCGCATCACGGTGCACAAGGAACTGGAGCTGGAGTTCGATCTGGGTAACCTGCTGGCCTCCGACCGGAACCCTCCTACGTGTCTGCGGCGCGTGGGACCCACGCTGGAGGCCGAACTACGGGCCCTAGCGCGAGACAACACTCAGCTGCTCATCAACCAGCTGTGGCAGCTGCCCACGGAGCGCGTGGAGGAAGCTGTGGTGGCACGGCTGCCCGATCCTACCACCCGCCTGCCGCGCGAGAAGCCGGTGCCCCGGCCGCGGCCGCTTACACGCTGGCAGCAGTTCGCGCGCCTCAAGGGCATCCGCCCCAAGAAGAAGACAAATCTGGTGTGGGACGAGGTGAGCGGCCAGTGGCGGCGTCGCTGGGGTTACCAGCGCGCCCGCGACGACACCAAGGAGTGGCTGATCGAGGTGCCCGGCGGTGCCGACCCTTTGGAGGATCAGTTCGCCAAGCGGATTCAGGCCAAAAAGGAACGGGTGGCCAAGAACGAGCTGAATCGGCTGCGTAACCTGGCCCGCGCGCACAAGACGCAACTGCCCAGCGCGGCCGGCTTGCACCCTACTGGACATCAGAGCAAGGAGGAGCTGGGTCGCGCCATGCAGGTGGCCAAGGTCTCAACCGCCTCTGTGGGGCGCTTCCAGGAGCGCCTACCCAAGGAGAAGGCGCCCCGGGGCTCCGGTAAGAAGAGAAAGTTTCAACCCCTCTTTGGGGACTTTGCAGCCGAGAAGAAAAACCAGTTAGAGCTATTGCGAGTCATGAACAGCAAGAAGCCTCAGCTGGACGTAACAAGGGCCACCAATAAGCAAATGAGGGAGGAGGACCAGGAGGAAGCcgccaaaaggagaaaaatgaaccAAAAGGGCAAGAGAAAGGGGGGCCGACAGGGTCCTGGGGGCAAGAGGAAAGGGGGCCCGCCCAGccagggagggaagaggaaagggggcTTGGGGGGCAAGATGCATTCCGGGCCGCCTGGCTTGGGTGGTAAGAGAAAAGGGGGGCAGCACCaaggaggaaagaggaggaaataa